A genomic region of Prionailurus bengalensis isolate Pbe53 chromosome D1, Fcat_Pben_1.1_paternal_pri, whole genome shotgun sequence contains the following coding sequences:
- the LOC122482646 gene encoding olfactory receptor 2AG1-like → MEYWNSTLGSGFILMGILKDSGSPELLCVIITVLYMLALTSNGLLLLVITVDSRLHVPMYFLLGQLSLMDLLFTSVVTPKALMDFLRSENTISFAGCALQMFLALMLGGAEDLLLAFMAYDRYVAICHPLNYMVFMRPRVCWIMVATAWILASLSAIVYTMYTMQYPFCKARNIRHLLCEIPPLLKLACADTSRYELFVYVMGVTFLMPPLLAIISSYALILFTVLHVPSNEGRQKALVTCSSHLTVVGMFYGAATFMYVLPSSLHSPKQDNITSVFYTVVTPALNPLIYSLRNKEVMGALKRVLGKYML, encoded by the coding sequence ATGGAGTACTGGAACTCCACCCTGGGCAGTGGCTTTATATTGATGGGGATTCTGAAAGACAGTGGGTCTCCTGAACTGCTCTGTGTCATAATCACAGTCCTGTACATGTTGGCCCTGACCAGCAATGGCCTGCTGCTCTTGGTCATCACAGTGGATTCCCGGCTCCACGTGCCCATGTACTTCCTGCTCGGGCAGCTCTCACTCATGGACCTCCTCTTCACATCTGTTGTCACTCCCAAGGCGCTCATGGATTTTCTGCGCAGTGAAAACACCATCTCCTTTGCGGGCTGTGCCCTTCAGATGTTTCTGGCATTGATGCTGGGTGGTGCAGAGGACCTGCTACTGGCCTTCATGGCCTATGATAGATATGTGGCCATTTGTCATCCTCTGAACTACATGGTCTTCATGAGGCCAAGGGTCTGCTGGATCATGGTGGCCACAGCATGGATACTGGCATCCTTAAGTGCCATTGTTTATACCATGTATACCATGCAGTATCCCTTCTGCAAAGCCCGGAACATCAGGCACCTGCTCTGTGAGATTCCACCTTTGCTGAAGTTGGCCTGTGCAGATACCTCTAGATATGAACTGTTTGTGTATGTGATGGGTGTGACATTCCTGATGCCCCCTCTCCTTGCAATCATTTCTTCCTATGCACTAATCCTGTTTACTGTGCTTCACGTGCCCTCAAATGAGGGGAGGCAGAAAGCCCTAGTCACCTGCTCTTCCCATCTGACTGTGGTTGGGATGTTCTATGGAGCTGCCACATTCATGTATGTCCTGCCCAGTTCCCTCCACAGCCCCAAGCAAGACAACATCACTTCTGTTTTCTACACGGTTGTCACTCCAGCCCTGAACCCCCTTATCTACAGCTTGAGGAATAAGGAAGTCATGGGGGCTTTGAAGAGAGTGCTGGGAAAATACATGCTGTAG